One segment of Pseudodesulfovibrio sp. 5S69 DNA contains the following:
- the uvrC gene encoding excinuclease ABC subunit UvrC, which yields MDTEYKFFADHFPDTPGVYLMKDGRGRILYVGKAKKLRRRLASYFRKPAGQTPKTRALVTRIRHIDTLLTATEKEALLLESGLIKKHRPRYNVVLKDDKQYVLFRLDRQNEFPRLSMTRKVVRDGSVYFGPFTSASAARTVWKLLGKVFPLRKCKDTAFRNRVRPCLYHDIGQCWAPCVKDVDREAYAEMVHRVEMLLSGRSLELVDDLTRQMKAASRDMEFERAAEYRDQIRAVKKTVEGQAAVIHDNRDRDIVGLAENGQGLGLGLLFVRQGRLLDQKQFFWPGLTLEEGPEVVESFIGQFYGPGRFIPSTLVVPMDLEESPLPEVLAERGGRNVHIVAPRNTQEKQLLGIARNVAARSMEVRETITSRLQKALHLPEEPVRIECVDASHLGGRDMRVGQVVFEDGRRNPEASRVYAFPDLEGAGDDYAALAGWARRRMESGPPWPDLVLIDGGRGQISAVERGLAECTEECGWELASIAKGESRRAGELGDVIFRPGRKNPMPLKPGSPELLFLQKIRDAAHRFVLGRQRRARKKAVLSSELTSLPGIGPKTARILWDRFESLDAMLEAGPQAIGALSGIGPKRADKIHAALQALRSSRES from the coding sequence ATGGACACCGAGTACAAATTTTTTGCCGACCATTTTCCGGACACGCCGGGCGTCTATTTAATGAAAGATGGGCGCGGCCGAATCCTCTATGTGGGCAAGGCCAAGAAGCTGCGCCGCAGGCTGGCCTCCTACTTTCGCAAGCCGGCCGGGCAGACCCCCAAGACCCGCGCCCTGGTCACCCGCATCCGGCACATCGACACCCTGCTCACGGCCACGGAGAAGGAGGCTCTGCTCCTGGAGTCCGGGCTGATCAAGAAGCACCGGCCGCGCTACAACGTGGTCCTCAAGGACGACAAGCAGTACGTCCTCTTCCGCCTGGACCGCCAGAACGAGTTCCCGCGCCTGTCCATGACCCGCAAGGTGGTCCGCGACGGGTCGGTCTACTTCGGGCCGTTCACCTCTGCCTCGGCCGCGCGCACGGTCTGGAAGCTGCTCGGCAAGGTCTTTCCCCTGCGCAAGTGCAAGGACACCGCCTTCCGCAACCGGGTGCGCCCGTGCCTGTACCACGACATCGGCCAGTGCTGGGCCCCGTGCGTCAAGGACGTGGACCGCGAGGCCTACGCCGAGATGGTCCACCGGGTGGAGATGCTCCTGTCCGGCCGCAGCTTGGAGCTGGTGGACGACCTGACCCGCCAGATGAAGGCCGCTTCCCGCGACATGGAGTTCGAGCGGGCCGCCGAGTACCGCGACCAGATCCGGGCCGTGAAGAAGACCGTGGAAGGGCAGGCCGCCGTGATCCACGACAACCGCGACCGCGACATCGTCGGCTTGGCCGAGAACGGCCAGGGGCTCGGCCTCGGTCTGCTCTTCGTGCGCCAGGGGCGGCTGCTCGACCAGAAGCAGTTTTTCTGGCCCGGCCTGACCCTGGAGGAGGGGCCGGAGGTGGTCGAGAGCTTCATCGGGCAGTTCTACGGGCCGGGTCGGTTCATTCCGTCCACCCTGGTCGTGCCCATGGACCTGGAAGAGTCCCCGCTTCCCGAAGTCCTGGCCGAGCGCGGGGGCCGCAACGTGCACATCGTCGCGCCCCGCAACACCCAGGAGAAGCAGTTGCTCGGCATCGCCCGCAATGTGGCCGCGCGGTCCATGGAGGTCCGCGAGACCATCACCTCCCGGCTGCAAAAGGCCCTGCACCTGCCCGAGGAGCCCGTGCGCATCGAGTGCGTGGACGCCTCGCACCTGGGCGGCCGGGACATGCGCGTGGGCCAGGTGGTCTTCGAGGACGGGCGGCGCAACCCCGAGGCCTCGCGGGTCTACGCCTTCCCCGACCTGGAAGGGGCCGGGGACGACTACGCAGCCCTGGCCGGATGGGCGCGGCGGCGCATGGAGTCCGGTCCGCCATGGCCCGACCTGGTGCTCATCGACGGCGGCCGGGGCCAGATCTCGGCCGTGGAACGGGGACTGGCCGAATGCACCGAGGAGTGCGGCTGGGAGTTGGCCTCCATCGCCAAGGGCGAATCCCGGCGCGCGGGCGAGTTGGGCGACGTGATTTTCCGGCCCGGCCGCAAGAACCCCATGCCGCTCAAGCCCGGCAGCCCGGAGCTGCTCTTTTTGCAGAAGATCCGCGACGCGGCCCACCGCTTTGTCCTGGGCAGGCAGCGGCGGGCGCGCAAGAAGGCGGTCCTGAGCAGCGAGCTGACCTCCCTGCCCGGCATCGGCCCCAAGACGGCCCGCATCCTCTGGGACCGCTTCGAGTCCCTGGACGCCATGCTTGAGGCCGGGCCGCAGGCCATCGGCGCGCTGTCCGGCATCGGCCCCAAGCGGGCGGACAAGATCCACGCCGCCCTGCAGGCCCTCAGATCGTCACGGGAATCTTGA
- a CDS encoding outer membrane homotrimeric porin: MKRLSLLAIALVMVLGMAVSASAAPEVSISGNLLVNAVWMDNWNFDKDAGSKNMRILERADLYFTVTANENLKGVLGLRSDKGNWGQGGFALGQSGGGSSMGNAVLNIRDAYIDFNWPGTDVNVKGGIFTVALPQSVGSASMVLAERAGAVMVTAPVTDNVSVLAGYTRLFDNDPNGSGNDDPTKGTVTSGGVYDNNYLDGYLVALPLSFEGVSATPFFLYGNGGLNYVSQDTVTSGLKGQDVSAYWVGSNFTMSLFDPFIVKADVNYGKLDAETDTNDASGWLFDLGLDYTGFDFMTVSAFFVYTTGSDDDNSDGVETMPILDGDWAVGSFWFGGGSITSDDINGGDTPLGFWTLGLSLTDIQSFAEGLTHDFHVLYVKGTNDKRATLGTYGKYLTEKDSLWEVDFNTAYAVYDELTLYGQLGYINSDFDQDVWTAQNVEDDAWKIATGVVYKF, from the coding sequence ATGAAACGTTTGTCCCTTCTCGCCATCGCCCTGGTCATGGTCCTGGGTATGGCTGTGTCCGCTTCCGCGGCGCCCGAGGTTTCCATCTCCGGTAACCTCCTCGTGAACGCCGTCTGGATGGACAACTGGAACTTCGACAAAGACGCTGGTTCCAAGAACATGCGCATCCTCGAGCGCGCCGACCTGTACTTCACCGTCACCGCCAACGAGAACCTGAAAGGTGTCCTCGGCCTGCGTTCCGACAAGGGGAACTGGGGTCAGGGCGGTTTCGCCCTGGGTCAGTCCGGCGGCGGCAGCTCTATGGGCAACGCCGTGCTGAACATCCGTGACGCGTACATCGACTTCAACTGGCCCGGCACTGACGTCAACGTCAAGGGTGGTATCTTCACCGTCGCCCTGCCGCAGTCCGTTGGTTCCGCTTCCATGGTCCTGGCCGAGCGCGCCGGCGCCGTCATGGTTACCGCTCCGGTGACCGACAACGTCTCCGTCCTGGCCGGTTACACCCGCCTGTTCGACAACGACCCCAACGGTTCCGGTAACGACGATCCTACCAAGGGTACCGTCACCTCCGGTGGCGTCTATGACAACAACTACCTGGACGGCTACCTGGTCGCCCTGCCCCTGTCCTTCGAAGGCGTCTCCGCCACCCCGTTCTTCCTGTACGGCAACGGCGGCCTGAACTACGTCAGCCAGGACACTGTCACCTCCGGTCTTAAGGGCCAGGATGTGTCCGCTTACTGGGTTGGCTCCAACTTCACCATGTCCCTGTTCGATCCCTTCATCGTGAAGGCCGACGTGAACTATGGTAAGCTCGACGCCGAAACCGACACCAACGACGCTTCCGGTTGGTTGTTCGACCTGGGCCTGGACTACACCGGCTTTGACTTCATGACCGTGTCCGCTTTCTTCGTCTACACCACTGGTAGCGACGACGACAACAGCGACGGCGTGGAGACCATGCCCATCCTGGACGGCGACTGGGCCGTTGGCTCCTTCTGGTTCGGCGGTGGTTCCATCACCTCTGACGACATCAACGGTGGCGACACCCCGCTGGGCTTCTGGACCCTCGGCCTGTCCCTGACCGACATCCAGTCCTTCGCCGAAGGCCTGACCCACGACTTCCACGTCCTGTACGTCAAGGGTACCAACGACAAGCGTGCCACCCTCGGCACCTACGGCAAGTACCTGACCGAGAAGGACTCCCTGTGGGAAGTTGACTTCAACACCGCTTACGCCGTGTACGACGAGCTGACCCTGTACGGCCAGCTGGGCTACATCAATTCCGACTTCGACCAGGACGTCTGGACCGCTCAGAACGTCGAGGACGATGCCTGGAAGATCGCCACTGGTGTTGTCTACAAGTTCTAA
- the hisD gene encoding histidinol dehydrogenase — translation MNCRELTYANRDDWDAIGRWLERRKDPDTKVDAIVRDILADVRGRGDQALAEYTRKFDCPDFDAAALRVPGAAIAAALTEIPDADVEILKEAIHRVRAFHLNQKEKSWWTTAEDGTILGQMVRPVDRVGLYVPGGQGGETPLISSLIMNAIPAQVAGVDSIAVTSPPRKDGTLNPYILATAALLGLDEIHLAGSAWAIAALAFGTETIAPCDVLAGPGNIFVATAKSQLIGQVGIDMVAGPSEIVILADATATPAWLAADMLSQAEHDPLAASILVTPDKGLADQVRKELDTQCAALPRCDIAAKSLEDWGAIVTVPGIEAGTELVNLLAPEHLELAVGDPWSLLGSIRHAGAIFMGHNSPEPVGDYFAGPNHVLPTLRTVRFSSALSVQNFCKRSSVIAASPGYVAEHGAKIARLARLEGLEAHARSVEQRNK, via the coding sequence ATGAATTGCAGAGAATTGACATATGCGAACCGGGACGATTGGGATGCCATCGGCCGGTGGCTGGAACGGCGCAAAGACCCGGACACCAAGGTCGACGCCATCGTGCGCGATATTCTGGCCGACGTCCGCGGCCGCGGCGACCAGGCCCTGGCCGAGTACACCCGTAAATTCGATTGCCCGGACTTTGACGCGGCCGCCCTGCGCGTGCCCGGAGCGGCCATTGCCGCCGCCCTGACCGAGATCCCGGACGCGGACGTCGAGATACTGAAGGAAGCCATCCACCGGGTGCGCGCCTTCCACCTGAATCAGAAGGAAAAGTCCTGGTGGACCACCGCCGAAGACGGCACCATCCTCGGCCAGATGGTCCGGCCCGTGGACCGCGTGGGCCTGTACGTGCCCGGCGGCCAGGGCGGGGAGACCCCGCTCATCTCAAGCCTGATCATGAACGCCATCCCGGCCCAGGTGGCCGGGGTCGACTCCATCGCCGTGACCTCACCTCCGCGCAAGGACGGCACGCTCAACCCGTATATCCTGGCCACCGCCGCCCTGCTCGGGCTGGACGAAATCCACCTGGCCGGGTCCGCCTGGGCCATCGCGGCCCTGGCCTTCGGTACCGAAACCATCGCCCCGTGCGACGTGCTGGCCGGTCCGGGCAACATCTTCGTGGCCACGGCCAAATCCCAGCTCATCGGACAGGTGGGCATCGACATGGTCGCCGGTCCGTCCGAGATCGTCATCCTGGCCGACGCCACGGCCACCCCGGCCTGGCTGGCCGCGGATATGCTCTCCCAGGCCGAGCACGACCCCCTGGCCGCGTCCATCCTGGTCACCCCGGACAAGGGCCTGGCCGACCAGGTCCGCAAGGAGCTGGACACCCAGTGCGCCGCCCTGCCGCGCTGCGACATCGCCGCGAAATCCCTTGAGGACTGGGGCGCGATCGTCACCGTGCCCGGCATCGAGGCCGGGACGGAGCTGGTCAACCTGCTGGCGCCCGAGCACCTGGAACTGGCCGTCGGCGACCCGTGGTCCCTGCTCGGCTCCATCCGCCACGCCGGAGCCATCTTCATGGGCCACAACTCGCCCGAACCCGTGGGCGACTACTTTGCCGGGCCCAACCACGTGCTGCCCACCCTGCGCACGGTCCGTTTTTCCTCCGCCCTGTCGGTGCAGAACTTCTGCAAGAGATCCAGCGTGATCGCCGCCAGCCCGGGCTACGTGGCCGAGCACGGCGCCAAGATCGCCCGGCTGGCCCGGCTGGAAGGGCTCGAAGCCCACGCCCGCAGCGTGGAACAACGCAACAAGTAA
- a CDS encoding phosphoribosylaminoimidazolesuccinocarboxamide synthase → MAAVLETNITEYPLISRGKVRDIYEIDADTLLLVTTDRISAFDVVMPDPIEDKGKVLNQITLFWMKMMEDLVPNHILATNVDDYPEPLRKYRDQLQDRSVLAKKAKPLPIECIVRGFITGSGWSDYQKTGEVCGHKLPEGLKESEMLEKALFTPSTKADLGEHDENITLDKAADLLGEEMMRKVEKLALSIYTRARDYAKQRGILIADTKFEFGILDGELLFIDEALTPDSSRFWPEEGYAPGKSQPSFDKQYFRDWLVEIGFNKQPPAPHVPEDIAARTREKYLEAYKLLTGEDLKV, encoded by the coding sequence ATGGCTGCCGTTCTTGAAACCAACATCACCGAATATCCGCTCATCTCGCGGGGCAAGGTCCGCGACATCTACGAGATCGACGCGGACACCCTGCTCCTGGTGACCACCGACCGCATCTCCGCCTTCGACGTGGTCATGCCCGATCCCATCGAGGACAAGGGCAAGGTGCTCAACCAGATCACCCTGTTCTGGATGAAGATGATGGAGGACCTGGTCCCCAACCACATCCTCGCCACCAACGTGGACGACTACCCCGAACCGTTGCGCAAGTACCGCGACCAGTTGCAGGACCGCTCGGTGCTGGCCAAAAAGGCCAAGCCCCTGCCCATCGAATGCATCGTGCGCGGCTTCATCACCGGCTCGGGCTGGTCCGACTACCAGAAGACCGGCGAGGTCTGCGGCCACAAGCTGCCGGAGGGGCTGAAGGAATCCGAGATGCTCGAAAAGGCCCTGTTCACCCCGTCCACCAAGGCGGACCTGGGCGAGCACGACGAGAACATCACCCTCGACAAGGCCGCCGACCTGCTCGGCGAAGAGATGATGCGCAAGGTCGAGAAGCTGGCGCTTTCCATCTACACCCGCGCCCGGGACTACGCCAAGCAGCGCGGCATCCTCATAGCGGACACCAAGTTCGAGTTCGGCATCCTGGACGGGGAACTGCTCTTCATCGACGAAGCCCTGACCCCGGACTCGTCGCGCTTCTGGCCCGAAGAGGGATACGCGCCCGGCAAGTCCCAGCCGAGTTTCGACAAGCAGTACTTCCGCGACTGGCTCGTGGAGATCGGCTTCAACAAGCAGCCGCCCGCGCCCCACGTGCCCGAAGACATCGCCGCGCGGACCCGCGAGAAATACCTCGAAGCATACAAGCTCCTGACCGGAGAGGACCTGAAGGTCTAA
- the rpsF gene encoding 30S ribosomal protein S6, with the protein MANNYETLVLLSPELAAEDRTTLLDTLTGIVDREGGKMVETDDWGMRQLAYPVQKQTRGYYVRLVYEAPGALVAELERNIRIADGIFKFMTVKLAA; encoded by the coding sequence ATGGCAAACAATTACGAGACGCTCGTCCTGCTCTCCCCGGAGCTGGCGGCAGAGGACAGGACCACCCTCCTGGACACTCTGACCGGCATCGTGGACCGCGAGGGCGGCAAAATGGTTGAGACCGACGACTGGGGCATGCGCCAACTGGCCTACCCCGTCCAGAAGCAGACCCGTGGATACTACGTTCGCCTGGTGTACGAAGCCCCCGGCGCGCTGGTTGCCGAACTCGAGCGCAACATCCGCATCGCTGACGGCATCTTCAAATTCATGACCGTCAAACTGGCTGCCTAG
- the rpsR gene encoding 30S ribosomal protein S18, translating into MAFRKKFTPRKKFCRFCADAELPLDYKRPDILRDFVTERGKIIARRITGTCAKHQRRLTNEIKRARQMALLFYTTVHSTDVKKRSSM; encoded by the coding sequence ATGGCTTTCCGCAAGAAATTCACCCCGAGGAAGAAGTTCTGCCGCTTCTGCGCGGACGCAGAGCTGCCCCTGGACTACAAGCGCCCGGATATCCTCCGCGACTTCGTCACCGAACGCGGCAAGATCATCGCCCGTCGGATCACCGGCACCTGCGCCAAGCACCAGCGCCGCCTGACCAACGAGATCAAGCGCGCCCGGCAGATGGCCCTGCTTTTCTACACCACCGTTCACAGCACCGATGTGAAGAAACGGAGCTCCATGTAG
- the rplI gene encoding 50S ribosomal protein L9, translating to MKLILRADVDALGRLGDIVTVKPGYGRNYLIPQGLAKPATTANLKAFELERRKLQEQADSLRAQAEGLADRIAAAPIEIEVRVGDGDKLYGSVTTSNIGDAMEAAGIEIDRRKIILAEPIRSLGEYEIEIRLHPDVHGVLKLSVIRHGGPVVEEIEEVEETAEVAEAVEESVENVDAETTEA from the coding sequence ATGAAACTTATCTTACGCGCTGACGTCGACGCTCTGGGTCGACTCGGAGACATCGTTACCGTCAAGCCCGGTTACGGCCGCAACTACCTGATTCCCCAGGGACTGGCCAAGCCGGCTACCACCGCCAACCTGAAGGCGTTCGAACTGGAGCGCCGCAAGCTGCAGGAGCAGGCCGATTCCCTGCGCGCCCAGGCCGAGGGCCTGGCCGACCGCATCGCCGCCGCCCCCATCGAGATCGAAGTGCGGGTCGGTGACGGCGACAAGCTGTACGGCTCCGTGACCACCTCCAACATAGGTGACGCCATGGAAGCCGCCGGCATTGAGATCGATCGCCGCAAGATCATCCTGGCCGAACCCATTCGCTCTCTGGGTGAGTACGAGATCGAGATCCGCCTGCACCCGGACGTGCACGGCGTGCTGAAGCTCTCCGTCATCCGCCACGGCGGCCCCGTCGTCGAGGAGATCGAAGAAGTCGAAGAAACCGCAGAAGTGGCCGAGGCCGTCGAGGAATCCGTAGAGAATGTCGACGCCGAAACCACAGAGGCCTAA
- the dnaB gene encoding replicative DNA helicase — translation MSTPKPQRPKSGQYADNPEEALDRASSDILRKVPPHSFEAEQSVLGGVFQSESMFHQLVDIIGPDDFYSPVHRDIFKAFTQLYDDHQPIDVVTVANQLAMNGTLDTVGGPVYLAELSDSVVSASNALHHAQIVRDKCILRELIDISSGIISNCFSSADVGEVLDESEKEIFRIAQSKEMRGMQSSGQLMSKVFDELTARFNNKSVVTGIQTHYHEFDSMTAGLQNSDLIIIAGRPSMGKTAFALNVALRAAARSECPTAIFSLEMSMEQLMTRLLAVQSKVELSNLRTGYLDDSDWNKLYEGADVLSKAPIFIDDTPALSTLELQARCRRLKAEHNLGLVVVDYLQLMRSSARPDSREQEISDISRHLKALAKELNVPVIALSQLNRKVEERTDKRPMMSDLRESGAIEQDADIIIFLYRDAAYNKSEDNPLKNHAEVIIGKQRNGPTGRCELFFKKEYTLFENMDATAYPSELPEGFHQDSD, via the coding sequence ATGTCGACGCCGAAACCACAGAGGCCTAAATCAGGCCAATACGCAGATAATCCGGAAGAGGCCCTGGACAGGGCCTCTTCCGATATCCTACGCAAAGTCCCCCCACACTCTTTCGAGGCCGAGCAGTCCGTGCTCGGCGGCGTGTTCCAGTCCGAGTCCATGTTCCACCAACTGGTGGACATCATCGGCCCGGATGATTTCTATTCCCCCGTCCACCGGGACATCTTCAAGGCCTTCACCCAGCTCTACGACGACCACCAGCCCATCGACGTGGTCACCGTCGCCAACCAACTGGCCATGAACGGCACCCTGGACACCGTGGGCGGCCCGGTCTACCTGGCCGAACTGTCCGACTCCGTGGTCAGCGCGTCCAACGCCCTGCACCACGCCCAGATCGTCCGCGACAAGTGCATCCTGCGCGAACTCATCGACATCTCCAGCGGGATCATCTCCAACTGCTTCTCCTCCGCCGACGTGGGCGAGGTCCTGGACGAGTCCGAAAAGGAAATTTTCCGCATCGCGCAATCTAAGGAAATGCGCGGCATGCAGTCCAGCGGTCAGTTGATGTCCAAGGTCTTCGACGAGCTGACCGCGCGGTTCAACAACAAGTCCGTGGTCACGGGCATCCAGACGCACTACCACGAATTCGACAGCATGACCGCGGGGTTGCAGAACTCTGACCTGATCATCATCGCGGGCCGCCCGTCCATGGGCAAGACCGCCTTCGCCCTGAACGTGGCCTTGCGCGCCGCAGCCCGGTCCGAATGCCCCACGGCCATCTTCTCGCTGGAGATGTCCATGGAACAGCTCATGACCCGCCTGCTGGCCGTGCAGAGCAAGGTGGAGCTGTCCAACCTGCGCACCGGCTACCTCGACGACTCCGACTGGAACAAGCTGTACGAAGGCGCGGACGTGCTCAGCAAGGCCCCGATCTTCATCGACGATACCCCGGCCCTCTCCACCCTGGAGCTCCAGGCCCGCTGCCGCCGTCTCAAGGCCGAGCACAACCTCGGGCTGGTGGTCGTGGACTACCTCCAGTTGATGCGCTCCAGCGCCCGCCCGGACTCCCGCGAGCAGGAAATTTCGGACATCTCCCGCCACCTCAAGGCCCTGGCCAAGGAGCTGAACGTGCCGGTCATTGCCCTGTCCCAGCTCAACCGCAAAGTCGAAGAGCGCACGGACAAGCGGCCCATGATGTCGGACCTGCGCGAGTCCGGCGCCATCGAGCAGGACGCGGACATCATCATCTTTCTCTACCGCGACGCCGCGTACAACAAGAGCGAGGACAACCCGCTCAAGAACCACGCGGAAGTCATCATCGGCAAGCAGCGCAACGGCCCCACCGGCAGGTGCGAGCTCTTCTTCAAGAAGGAATACACCCTGTTCGAGAACATGGACGCCACGGCCTATCCCTCCGAGCTGCCCGAGGGATTCCACCAGGACTCCGACTAA
- a CDS encoding phenylacetate--CoA ligase family protein yields the protein MYYDPVEAMDRAALEQLQAERLRETIEIAKRSPFYSERLKGVEPGDIKSPADITSLPFTTKDDLRNQYPHGLLTRPLDDFVRLHASSGTTGTPVAVFYTQKDLDTWADLMARSMYCCGCRRSDVLQNTSGYGLFTGGLGIHYGSERLGMLTIPAGAGNTRRQIKMILDHQVTVLHIIPSFALYFAQKVREAGYKPEEMPWRIALIGAEPHTEEARAKIEELMHIKAYNSYGLSEMNGPGVAFECVHQQGMHLWEDAYIAEIINPETGEHVAEGEIGELVMTTLRREGMPIIRYRTRDLTRFIPGQCECGRTHRRIDRITGRADDMMILKGVNIYPMQIEQCLMAMPEVGQNYLIELIREGVSDQMRVKVEIKDEYFVEDMRALQGLQKRIAKNLCSEILVTPRVELCQSESIPKAEGKAVRVVDLRDKE from the coding sequence ATGTACTACGATCCGGTTGAAGCCATGGACCGCGCCGCCCTGGAACAACTCCAGGCCGAACGCCTCAGAGAGACCATCGAAATCGCCAAGCGGTCGCCCTTCTACTCCGAGCGCCTCAAGGGCGTGGAGCCCGGCGACATCAAGAGCCCTGCGGATATCACCTCCCTTCCCTTCACCACCAAGGACGACCTGCGCAACCAGTATCCCCACGGGCTGCTGACCCGGCCCCTGGACGACTTCGTGCGCCTGCACGCGTCGAGCGGCACCACCGGTACGCCCGTGGCCGTGTTCTACACCCAGAAGGACCTGGACACCTGGGCCGACCTCATGGCCCGGTCCATGTACTGCTGCGGCTGCCGCCGGTCCGACGTCCTGCAGAACACCTCGGGCTACGGCCTGTTCACCGGGGGCTTGGGCATCCACTACGGTTCCGAACGGCTGGGCATGCTGACCATCCCGGCGGGCGCGGGCAACACCAGGCGCCAGATCAAGATGATCCTGGACCACCAGGTCACGGTCCTGCACATCATCCCGTCCTTCGCCTTGTATTTCGCCCAAAAGGTCCGTGAAGCGGGCTACAAGCCCGAGGAGATGCCGTGGCGCATCGCGCTCATCGGGGCCGAGCCCCACACCGAGGAGGCCCGGGCCAAAATCGAGGAACTCATGCACATCAAGGCGTACAATTCCTACGGACTTTCAGAGATGAACGGTCCGGGCGTGGCCTTTGAATGCGTGCACCAGCAGGGCATGCACCTGTGGGAGGACGCCTACATCGCCGAGATCATCAACCCCGAGACCGGGGAGCACGTGGCCGAGGGCGAGATCGGCGAGCTGGTCATGACCACGCTCCGGCGCGAGGGCATGCCGATCATCCGCTACCGCACCCGCGACCTGACCCGGTTCATTCCGGGCCAATGCGAGTGCGGCCGCACCCACCGGCGCATCGACCGCATCACCGGCCGGGCCGACGACATGATGATCCTCAAGGGCGTGAACATCTACCCCATGCAGATCGAGCAGTGCCTCATGGCCATGCCCGAGGTGGGCCAGAACTACCTCATCGAACTGATCCGCGAGGGCGTGTCCGACCAGATGCGCGTCAAGGTGGAGATCAAGGACGAATACTTCGTCGAAGACATGCGCGCCCTGCAAGGATTGCAGAAGCGCATCGCCAAGAATTTGTGCTCGGAAATCCTGGTCACCCCGCGCGTGGAGTTGTGCCAGTCGGAATCCATCCCCAAGGCCGAAGGCAAGGCCGTGCGCGTGGTCGACCTGCGCGACAAGGAGTAG
- a CDS encoding DUF456 domain-containing protein, giving the protein MEYVWAVLLILGLMLSQVLQIFSMPANWVALALVALWKYIYPESMTWNFVFVFGVAAAAGEALEFGLQAWGAGRYGASVRGNVGGIVGAIAGAIFGAPFFLGLGALVGALGGAWLGCFIAETPGRTRPEAMRAAKGAFVGKALGFTVKTAIGATMVILSIPRVWP; this is encoded by the coding sequence ATGGAATACGTCTGGGCCGTCCTGCTCATCCTGGGGCTGATGCTCTCCCAGGTCCTTCAGATCTTCAGCATGCCCGCCAACTGGGTGGCGCTGGCCCTGGTGGCCCTGTGGAAGTACATCTACCCCGAGTCCATGACCTGGAACTTCGTCTTCGTCTTCGGCGTGGCCGCAGCCGCGGGAGAGGCCTTGGAATTCGGGTTGCAGGCTTGGGGCGCGGGGCGCTACGGCGCGTCCGTGCGCGGCAACGTGGGCGGCATCGTCGGGGCCATCGCGGGCGCCATCTTCGGCGCGCCCTTCTTCCTCGGCCTGGGCGCGCTCGTCGGGGCCCTGGGCGGAGCCTGGCTCGGCTGCTTCATCGCCGAGACGCCCGGCCGCACCCGGCCCGAGGCCATGCGCGCGGCCAAAGGAGCGTTCGTGGGCAAGGCGCTGGGCTTCACGGTCAAGACGGCCATCGGCGCGACCATGGTCATTCTGTCCATCCCGCGCGTCTGGCCTTGA
- a CDS encoding carboxymuconolactone decarboxylase family protein: MIETQMEVMDANETNAAAYKRLMPEVAGHYDELNQEVYKDGVLSGKHKRLMALAASLCIGCRACILFQTEQALELGATVDEILETCSVTLALRGTTGMGETTRVMAYLRERGLLPE, translated from the coding sequence ATGATTGAAACACAGATGGAAGTGATGGACGCCAACGAGACCAATGCGGCGGCGTACAAGCGGCTCATGCCCGAGGTGGCCGGGCACTACGACGAGTTGAACCAGGAAGTATACAAGGACGGGGTGCTCAGCGGCAAGCACAAGCGGCTCATGGCCCTGGCCGCGTCCCTGTGCATCGGTTGCCGGGCCTGCATTCTGTTCCAGACCGAACAGGCCCTGGAGTTGGGGGCCACTGTGGATGAAATTCTGGAGACCTGCTCCGTGACCTTGGCCCTGCGCGGGACCACGGGCATGGGCGAAACCACGCGGGTCATGGCCTATCTGCGGGAGCGGGGGCTTTTGCCCGAATAG